GCCATAGATTTACCATAAATTTGCCATAAATCTGACATAAGCATTAACTTGTTAGTTTCTTAAATTCCTTGGATTTACCATAAACTTGCCATAGATTTGCCATAGATCTGCCATAAATCTGACATAAATCTGACATAAGCACACTAGTGTATTTTATTACTGAAATTTGTTATTACTGAGATGAGAGAGTGAAGGGTGATAAAGTTCAGAACGATGCAAGCTTGTTTGGGTTTGTGTTGGGGACTTCCAGAAATTAAATTACCCAGTGTTCAGAGCGAAGCCCATAATAGTATTCTTCCTCCTCTGCTTCCTCTGCTCAAGGGAGCGATTGATTATTTTTTTATTTGGAAGTCCCTTGTCTTTGATGTGAGTAAAGCAAAACTTCACTTGTGACAGTAGGGTGAATTTAAAAGATTCAATTGAAATTCTCAGGCCAAATTAAATAATATTGTTGACCTAGATGGGGCTGACGAGTGGAAAACTAAGAGCAGCAGTAGCTAGCATAAAAAAATATCAAAGCGTACCACAGTATTACAGGTGTAAATTATGCAGCTAAAGGCAATTACTGACAAAGTGGTTTCAACTGACAAAATCTCAAGACAGTCACTACTTGTTGGTTATCCTAATAGCTCAAACCCTGTGTCAAAAAACCCGACTGGGGAGCCTCCACACCAACGCAATGCTTTAAAGCAGACACCCATAGTTACTGACAGTGCTGCTCTTGGTGCAGCAATCTCATTGCGGGACTATCAAAAACTGGCAATTGCCCAAGTTTACGCCTTCTTTCGTACAGGCATCAAATCCGTCCTGCTCTATGCACCCACAGGAGCAGGTAAAACAGTATTAGCAGCAAAAATGATTGTTGATGCCGTTAAAAAAGGTCGCCGAGTCCTGTTCCTTGTTCATAGAGCCAAACTGGTGAAGCAGACAGTCCAGACTCTACGCAAGCAGGGGATTGAACCGAGCGTGATTTGGGCAGGGTGGCACTCATCGCCAGACTACTCAAAAATAGTCCTTGTGGCAATGGTACAGACATTACAGAACCGAGAACTACCACCTGATATTGGCTTAGTCATTGCCGATGAAGTGCATACTACAGCTTTTTACAAATTGTATAGTGAAAAAGTAGTACCCACCTATGGCGGGACAATACTAGCTCTATCTAAGTGCTTTTTTGTCGGGCTGTCCGCATCGCCTTGGCGTACCAAAGCCACAGAAGGCTATTGCCATCTATTCCAAGCCATTGTCCGCGCACCATATCCCCAAGAACTAATCGACATGGGATACCTAGTTCGCAGCAGACAGTTTGGCTATGATGGACTCATCGATTTTAAAAAACTTGATACTGGCGGCAATGGCGACTTTACCCTTAAATCAATGGAAAGCGTTTGCACTCCAGTCTACAACTCTGAAGTAGTCAAGCGCTATGTTGAAGTTTGTCCAGAACGCAAAGCGATTGTATTCACCGCCGGAGTCAAGCAAGCTTTAGATATCACTGCCCAGTTTCACGCTCGTGGTATCACAGCTGAGTGCATCATTGAAGCCACACCAGAAAAAGAACGAGATGCCATCTTTGAAAGATTTCATCATGGCAGCACACATATTCTGATATCAGTCAACGTCCTTTGTGAGGGTTTTGACGAACCGACCGTTGAGGCGGTGCTGCTCGCCAGACCCACCAAAAGCCGTGCTTTATTAGTGCAAATGTGCGGTAGGGGACTGAGACTATCACAGGGCAAATCAGATTGCTACTTTCTCGACTTTGCTGAGAACTTTAAACGCCTGGGACTGCACACCAAAAGATTTGCCACTCCTTTATGTCCTAGAGGCTCAAGCCAAGCAGTCAAAGAAGAAGAAGAAATAGAACTAAAAACCTGCCCCAATTGTGGTGAACTGATTCCGGCAATGCTTGGGGTCTGCCCAAAATGTGGTTATGTATTTCCCAAAAAAGCTAAAAATCCCCCACCACCCAGACCATTTGGTGAAATCCTCAGCCCAGAACAGGAGAAACAAGCTAAGTACCTCCGCAAGTATTTTTACAATGCCTACTGGAAAGAAAAAAAAGAGATATTAAATTGCGATACAGATTTCAGTAAGCGATTTGGATACCAAATACCCAATTCTTGGTGCATCGATGCAATATTCCAGGGTAATAGTAACTTAATGCTTTATCATCAACAGCTTTATCTGCGATTTTTACGACAACAGTGCAGTAATCAGGACGATTTGTCTACTAAAGAGTGGATTAAGCTAATGATGTATCGGGAATTTGGCGACCAATCAAACCCAGTATACCGAGCATGGTGGGAAATTTTGGGGCTTTCTAGACCCTTGAAGGATGTTGAGCAAATCAAATTAATTTACCGCAACCAGTGTGAATATTACGCCAATACTACCTATGGGCGAGATATGTTAGAGTTGCTTTCTTTAGCGATGTGTGAAGCACTCGACAGGACAATCAAACCGGGAGTTGTTGTGACTTGGAGTAATTGTCCTGGCTATCTGGAATGGATGCAGCCTTTTAAAGTAAAAAGTATAGATCATGGAATGGAGCAGGCTGAACTTGAGGGCTTACGTGACAGTGTACCAATCAGTCAACTTTTGGCTGCTTGAAATAGCGGCGGCGGGGTGGAAATAGCATTGATACACCTAAATACTATGGGAAAGGTGGTAGCCACGTTCGCGTTAGCGTCCCGAAGGGAAGTTGATAGTTCAAGAAATTAAATGAATTGAACTATCAACGTTATTTATATCGTGGCTCTAACCTGACTCATGCAATTAAAGTTGCAGTAGCGGAAGTTGATAAATTTGTTGATCACAGCAAATAAGAGATGTCTAAGAACCACAATAATTGAATTTATTATGAGTAAATAGTTAATCCCACCAAGCATATAACTCGTGATTTAGCTCTTGCACGGTTGGTTTCCATAGATTTGGGCTAGGGTGCTTTCTTTGTGATTAGTAAAGCTAATAATTGTTCATTGAGAAGAGTCGAGCGAATTGAACAATTAAAAATTCACCTTCTGGCTAAATTAAAAAGCTCTCAGCATTTCTATTTTTCAGGATTACGTCATGAGCAATTGTGTAGTGAGTTCACATTTATAATTATTAAAGCTGGTCAGATTTTTTGATTGAAAAATCAAAACACTCCCAAGAAATTGATCGTTAGTATAGCTGTTATATAATTATCTGGAAGATGAAAGCCTGTAGTCTTGGCTAAAAGTCTTGCTACGAGGATTTTACAGAATTTTTTAGGAGAAAAATTAAGTGGAGCCAAACGGAGCCAAATGGAGCCAACTTTTGTCCGAAAAAAATAAAAATTATATAAGCTCTGTTAATAATTAGGCTCCAAACGGCTCCAAATGGCTCCAAAATCTGACTAAAAAATTAATTAAAATTAATAATTATCGAAATAAATAGATATCACAGGAGCAAGGCTGCTGCAATAAAAAAGCCTAGCCCAATGATTCTTATAAAAACAGTCAAGCTCCCGCGTTGCTCCCGCACAGAGTAAGAAAATCTTTTAAGAAAAGGCAAATACAGTAAAGCCTCTTCA
Above is a genomic segment from Tolypothrix sp. PCC 7712 containing:
- a CDS encoding DEAD/DEAH box helicase encodes the protein MSKNPTGEPPHQRNALKQTPIVTDSAALGAAISLRDYQKLAIAQVYAFFRTGIKSVLLYAPTGAGKTVLAAKMIVDAVKKGRRVLFLVHRAKLVKQTVQTLRKQGIEPSVIWAGWHSSPDYSKIVLVAMVQTLQNRELPPDIGLVIADEVHTTAFYKLYSEKVVPTYGGTILALSKCFFVGLSASPWRTKATEGYCHLFQAIVRAPYPQELIDMGYLVRSRQFGYDGLIDFKKLDTGGNGDFTLKSMESVCTPVYNSEVVKRYVEVCPERKAIVFTAGVKQALDITAQFHARGITAECIIEATPEKERDAIFERFHHGSTHILISVNVLCEGFDEPTVEAVLLARPTKSRALLVQMCGRGLRLSQGKSDCYFLDFAENFKRLGLHTKRFATPLCPRGSSQAVKEEEEIELKTCPNCGELIPAMLGVCPKCGYVFPKKAKNPPPPRPFGEILSPEQEKQAKYLRKYFYNAYWKEKKEILNCDTDFSKRFGYQIPNSWCIDAIFQGNSNLMLYHQQLYLRFLRQQCSNQDDLSTKEWIKLMMYREFGDQSNPVYRAWWEILGLSRPLKDVEQIKLIYRNQCEYYANTTYGRDMLELLSLAMCEALDRTIKPGVVVTWSNCPGYLEWMQPFKVKSIDHGMEQAELEGLRDSVPISQLLAA